A single window of Dromaius novaehollandiae isolate bDroNov1 chromosome 33, bDroNov1.hap1, whole genome shotgun sequence DNA harbors:
- the LOC135323987 gene encoding sterile alpha motif domain-containing protein 1-like: protein MCPCPRGVLVSPWCPRVPPPGVTDVPASPGPTKKEKAADPVEWTVRDVVDYFTEAGFPEQATAFQEQEIDGKSLLLMQRADVLTGLSIRLGPALKIYEYHVKLLQRSHFEEDEGPEAFLG from the exons ATGTGCCCATGTCCCCGTGGTGTCCTCgtgtccccgtggtgtccccgtgtccccccccccggggtgaccgatgtccccgcgtccccagggCCCACCAAGAAGGAGAAGGCGGCCGACCCCGTGGAGTGGACGGTTCGGGACGTGGTCGACTACTTCACGGAAGCCGGCTTCCCCGAGCAGGCCACGGCCTTCCAGGAGCAG gAGATCGACGGGAAGTCGCTGCTGCTGATGCAGCGGGCGGACGTGCTGACGGGGCTCTCCATCCGCCTGGGCCCCGCGCTCAAGATCTACGAGTACCACGTGAAGCTGCTGCAGCGCAGCCACTTCGAGGAGGACGAGGGCCCCGAGGCCTTCCTCGGCTGA
- the MAP2K7 gene encoding dual specificity mitogen-activated protein kinase kinase 7 isoform X2, giving the protein MAASSLEQKLSRLEAKLKQENREARRRIDLNLEISPARARPIIVITLSPAPAPSQRAALQLPLVPDGGGRPAAAAPPDAAAPPPPPPARPRHMLGLPQPPFLMHRSMESMEIDQKLQEIMKQTGYLTVGGQRYQAEINDLENLGEIGSGTCGQVWKMRFRKSGHVIAVKQMRRSGNKEENKRILMDLDVVLKSHDCPYIVQCFGTFITNTDVFIAMELMGTCAEKLKKRIQGPIPERILGKMTVAEKHGVIHRDVKPSNILLDERGQIKLCDFGISGRLVDSKAKTRSAGCAAYMAPERIDPPDPTKPDYDIRADVWSLGISLVELATGQFPYQNCKTDFEVLTKVLQEEPPRLPPAMGFSADFQAFVRDCLTKDHRKRPKYNKLLEHTFIKRYETLEVDVASWFKDVMARTESPRTSGVLGQHHLPFFTR; this is encoded by the exons ATGGCGGCGTCCTCGCTGGAGCAGAAACTCTCCCGCCTGGAGGCCAAGCTCAAGCAGGAGAACCGCGAGGCCCGCCGCAGGATCGACCTCAACCTCGAGATCAGCCCGGCGCGGGCCCGGCCTA TTATTGTGATCACTCTAAGCCCTGCTCCCGCTCCGTCCCAACGAGCAG ctctgcagctgccgcTGGTGCCcgacggcggcggccgcccggcggccgcggcccccccggacgccgccgcccccccaccgccgccccccgcccggccccgccacatgctggggctgccccagccccccttCCTCATGCACCGCAGCATGGAGAG CATGGAGATCGACCAGAAGCTGCAGGAGATCATGAAGCAGACGGGCTACCTGACCGTGGGCGGGCAG cgctacCAGGCCGAGATCAACGACCTGGAGAACCTGGGCGAGATCGGCAGCGGCACCTGCGGGCAGGTCTGGAAGATGCGCTTCCGCAAGAGCGGCCACGTCATCGCCGTCAAG caaaTGCGCCGCTCGGGGAACAAGGAGGAGAACAAGCGCATCCTCATGGACCTCGACGTGGTGCTCAAGAGCCACGACTGCCCCTACATCGTGCAGTGCTTCGGCACCTTCATCACCAAC ACCGACGTCTTCATCGCCATGGAGCTGATGGGCACCTGCGCCGAGAAGCTCAAGAAGCGGATCCAGGGCCCCATCCCCGAGCGCATCCTGGGCAAGATGACGGTGGCG GAGAAGCACGGGGTGATCCACCGCGACGTGAAGCCCTCCAACATCCTCCTCGACGAGCGGGGCCAGATCAAGCTCTGCGACTTCGGCATCAGCGGCCGCCTCGTCGACTCCAAGGCCAAGACCCGCAGCGCCGGCTGCGCCGCCTACATGGCC CCCGAGCGCATCGACCCGCCGGACCCCACCAAGCCCGACTACGACATCCGCGCCGACGTCTGGAGCCTGGGCATCTCGCTG GTGGAGCTGGCCACGGGGCAGTTCCCCTACCAGAACTGCAAGACGGACTTCGAGGTCCTCACCAAGGTGCTGCAGGAggagcccccccggctgccccccgccaTGGGCTTCTCCGCCGACTTCCAGGCCTTCGTCAGGGACTG CCTCACCAAGGACCACCGCAAGAGACCAAAGTACAACAAGCTGCTG GAGCACACCTTCATCAAGCGCTACGAGACGCTGGAGGTGGACGTGGCCTCGTGGTTCAAGGACGTCATGGCCCGCACAGAGTCGCCCCGCACCAGCGGCGTCCTGGGCCAGCACCACCTCCCCTTCTTCACCAGGtag
- the MAP2K7 gene encoding dual specificity mitogen-activated protein kinase kinase 7 isoform X1, producing the protein MAASSLEQKLSRLEAKLKQENREARRRIDLNLEISPARARPIIVITLSPAPAPSQRAALQLPLVPDGGGRPAAAAPPDAAAPPPPPPARPRHMLGLPQPPFLMHRSMESMEIDQKLQEIMKQTGYLTVGGQRYQAEINDLENLGEIGSGTCGQVWKMRFRKSGHVIAVKQMRRSGNKEENKRILMDLDVVLKSHDCPYIVQCFGTFITNTDVFIAMELMGTCAEKLKKRIQGPIPERILGKMTVAIVKALFYLKEKHGVIHRDVKPSNILLDERGQIKLCDFGISGRLVDSKAKTRSAGCAAYMAPERIDPPDPTKPDYDIRADVWSLGISLVELATGQFPYQNCKTDFEVLTKVLQEEPPRLPPAMGFSADFQAFVRDCLTKDHRKRPKYNKLLEHTFIKRYETLEVDVASWFKDVMARTESPRTSGVLGQHHLPFFTR; encoded by the exons ATGGCGGCGTCCTCGCTGGAGCAGAAACTCTCCCGCCTGGAGGCCAAGCTCAAGCAGGAGAACCGCGAGGCCCGCCGCAGGATCGACCTCAACCTCGAGATCAGCCCGGCGCGGGCCCGGCCTA TTATTGTGATCACTCTAAGCCCTGCTCCCGCTCCGTCCCAACGAGCAG ctctgcagctgccgcTGGTGCCcgacggcggcggccgcccggcggccgcggcccccccggacgccgccgcccccccaccgccgccccccgcccggccccgccacatgctggggctgccccagccccccttCCTCATGCACCGCAGCATGGAGAG CATGGAGATCGACCAGAAGCTGCAGGAGATCATGAAGCAGACGGGCTACCTGACCGTGGGCGGGCAG cgctacCAGGCCGAGATCAACGACCTGGAGAACCTGGGCGAGATCGGCAGCGGCACCTGCGGGCAGGTCTGGAAGATGCGCTTCCGCAAGAGCGGCCACGTCATCGCCGTCAAG caaaTGCGCCGCTCGGGGAACAAGGAGGAGAACAAGCGCATCCTCATGGACCTCGACGTGGTGCTCAAGAGCCACGACTGCCCCTACATCGTGCAGTGCTTCGGCACCTTCATCACCAAC ACCGACGTCTTCATCGCCATGGAGCTGATGGGCACCTGCGCCGAGAAGCTCAAGAAGCGGATCCAGGGCCCCATCCCCGAGCGCATCCTGGGCAAGATGACGGTGGCG ATCGTCAAGGCGCTCTTCTACCTGAAGGAGAAGCACGGGGTGATCCACCGCGACGTGAAGCCCTCCAACATCCTCCTCGACGAGCGGGGCCAGATCAAGCTCTGCGACTTCGGCATCAGCGGCCGCCTCGTCGACTCCAAGGCCAAGACCCGCAGCGCCGGCTGCGCCGCCTACATGGCC CCCGAGCGCATCGACCCGCCGGACCCCACCAAGCCCGACTACGACATCCGCGCCGACGTCTGGAGCCTGGGCATCTCGCTG GTGGAGCTGGCCACGGGGCAGTTCCCCTACCAGAACTGCAAGACGGACTTCGAGGTCCTCACCAAGGTGCTGCAGGAggagcccccccggctgccccccgccaTGGGCTTCTCCGCCGACTTCCAGGCCTTCGTCAGGGACTG CCTCACCAAGGACCACCGCAAGAGACCAAAGTACAACAAGCTGCTG GAGCACACCTTCATCAAGCGCTACGAGACGCTGGAGGTGGACGTGGCCTCGTGGTTCAAGGACGTCATGGCCCGCACAGAGTCGCCCCGCACCAGCGGCGTCCTGGGCCAGCACCACCTCCCCTTCTTCACCAGGtag
- the MAP2K7 gene encoding dual specificity mitogen-activated protein kinase kinase 7 isoform X3, which yields MAASSLEQKLSRLEAKLKQENREARRRIDLNLEISPARARPTLQLPLVPDGGGRPAAAAPPDAAAPPPPPPARPRHMLGLPQPPFLMHRSMESMEIDQKLQEIMKQTGYLTVGGQRYQAEINDLENLGEIGSGTCGQVWKMRFRKSGHVIAVKQMRRSGNKEENKRILMDLDVVLKSHDCPYIVQCFGTFITNTDVFIAMELMGTCAEKLKKRIQGPIPERILGKMTVAIVKALFYLKEKHGVIHRDVKPSNILLDERGQIKLCDFGISGRLVDSKAKTRSAGCAAYMAPERIDPPDPTKPDYDIRADVWSLGISLVELATGQFPYQNCKTDFEVLTKVLQEEPPRLPPAMGFSADFQAFVRDCLTKDHRKRPKYNKLLEHTFIKRYETLEVDVASWFKDVMARTESPRTSGVLGQHHLPFFTR from the exons ATGGCGGCGTCCTCGCTGGAGCAGAAACTCTCCCGCCTGGAGGCCAAGCTCAAGCAGGAGAACCGCGAGGCCCGCCGCAGGATCGACCTCAACCTCGAGATCAGCCCGGCGCGGGCCCGGCCTA ctctgcagctgccgcTGGTGCCcgacggcggcggccgcccggcggccgcggcccccccggacgccgccgcccccccaccgccgccccccgcccggccccgccacatgctggggctgccccagccccccttCCTCATGCACCGCAGCATGGAGAG CATGGAGATCGACCAGAAGCTGCAGGAGATCATGAAGCAGACGGGCTACCTGACCGTGGGCGGGCAG cgctacCAGGCCGAGATCAACGACCTGGAGAACCTGGGCGAGATCGGCAGCGGCACCTGCGGGCAGGTCTGGAAGATGCGCTTCCGCAAGAGCGGCCACGTCATCGCCGTCAAG caaaTGCGCCGCTCGGGGAACAAGGAGGAGAACAAGCGCATCCTCATGGACCTCGACGTGGTGCTCAAGAGCCACGACTGCCCCTACATCGTGCAGTGCTTCGGCACCTTCATCACCAAC ACCGACGTCTTCATCGCCATGGAGCTGATGGGCACCTGCGCCGAGAAGCTCAAGAAGCGGATCCAGGGCCCCATCCCCGAGCGCATCCTGGGCAAGATGACGGTGGCG ATCGTCAAGGCGCTCTTCTACCTGAAGGAGAAGCACGGGGTGATCCACCGCGACGTGAAGCCCTCCAACATCCTCCTCGACGAGCGGGGCCAGATCAAGCTCTGCGACTTCGGCATCAGCGGCCGCCTCGTCGACTCCAAGGCCAAGACCCGCAGCGCCGGCTGCGCCGCCTACATGGCC CCCGAGCGCATCGACCCGCCGGACCCCACCAAGCCCGACTACGACATCCGCGCCGACGTCTGGAGCCTGGGCATCTCGCTG GTGGAGCTGGCCACGGGGCAGTTCCCCTACCAGAACTGCAAGACGGACTTCGAGGTCCTCACCAAGGTGCTGCAGGAggagcccccccggctgccccccgccaTGGGCTTCTCCGCCGACTTCCAGGCCTTCGTCAGGGACTG CCTCACCAAGGACCACCGCAAGAGACCAAAGTACAACAAGCTGCTG GAGCACACCTTCATCAAGCGCTACGAGACGCTGGAGGTGGACGTGGCCTCGTGGTTCAAGGACGTCATGGCCCGCACAGAGTCGCCCCGCACCAGCGGCGTCCTGGGCCAGCACCACCTCCCCTTCTTCACCAGGtag